From Halostella salina, one genomic window encodes:
- a CDS encoding TetR/AcrR family transcriptional regulator produces MTDDPDRPESHEEIMWATHQALCTHGYADLTMRKIAAESSKSHSLLAYHYDTKDELIESYLDFLIGLLHDAIEDTEGVHPRERLDEFLDYFTVGTEVYPESLQVAFLELQMMALRNEELRRKVADHDRKNFALLAGILDDGIEQGVFRADIDSDAYAEFILLAVMGASEHETTGEIEGLTDDVRTLLRTEVFDRLIEAPSAKDSQTR; encoded by the coding sequence ATGACAGACGATCCAGACCGTCCAGAGAGCCACGAGGAGATCATGTGGGCGACCCACCAGGCACTCTGCACACATGGGTACGCTGATCTGACGATGCGGAAAATCGCCGCGGAGTCATCGAAAAGCCACTCACTCCTCGCCTATCACTACGATACCAAGGACGAACTGATCGAGTCCTATCTGGATTTCCTCATCGGCCTCTTACATGACGCTATCGAGGACACAGAAGGTGTTCATCCCCGAGAGCGCCTCGACGAATTTCTCGACTACTTCACGGTCGGGACTGAGGTCTACCCGGAGAGTCTGCAAGTCGCATTCCTCGAACTGCAGATGATGGCGCTCCGGAACGAGGAGCTCCGGAGAAAAGTAGCTGACCACGACCGCAAGAACTTCGCCCTCCTCGCTGGCATCCTCGACGATGGCATCGAGCAAGGCGTCTTCCGAGCGGACATCGACAGTGACGCGTACGCGGAGTTCATCCTCCTTGCTGTAATGGGAGCAAGCGAACACGAGACGACCGGAGAGATAGAGGGACTCACGGACGATGTGAGAACCCTCCTCCGAACGGAAGTGTTCGACCGCCTCATCGAAGCCCCGAGTGCCAAGGATTCCCAGACCCGATAA
- a CDS encoding DUF6176 family protein, which produces MAETILVKQEIEPGKTEQAKDVFRAVGEFKNTDAAVEVLEKEGVYTESAFLQRAEDGDHVLYYIEAEDGKEVYDVYQDIMADPQGETEGMEDFLAEFQDVVTGEPFVADVEFLYHMTTPDRP; this is translated from the coding sequence ATGGCTGAGACAATCCTCGTGAAACAGGAGATCGAGCCCGGGAAGACAGAACAGGCAAAAGACGTGTTTCGAGCCGTTGGAGAGTTCAAAAACACCGACGCAGCAGTAGAGGTGTTGGAAAAAGAGGGAGTGTACACTGAATCCGCGTTCCTCCAGCGAGCGGAGGATGGAGATCACGTTCTCTACTACATCGAAGCCGAAGACGGCAAAGAGGTCTACGACGTCTACCAGGATATCATGGCCGACCCGCAGGGTGAAACAGAGGGGATGGAGGACTTCTTGGCGGAGTTCCAGGACGTGGTTACCGGGGAGCCCTTCGTCGCCGACGTGGAGTTCCTCTATCACATGACCACCCCTGACCGGCCCTGA
- a CDS encoding NUDIX hydrolase, with translation MDVTDPREQYDDLIQDHIEEAVDAETFAELGENEAFSAGWVVAAVVLDATDRVLLAYHRDDGAWLVPGGSVQPGESLREAVIREVHEETGVSVTPDRPYAIVENIVQHSGDSRSFRFVMFSAQAKSPEIGNKLGEPGEPIADADWFDSLPDEIFKRELAEQVLERVRERN, from the coding sequence ATGGACGTTACTGACCCCCGAGAACAGTATGATGACCTCATTCAGGACCACATCGAAGAAGCGGTTGACGCAGAGACGTTCGCGGAACTTGGAGAGAACGAAGCGTTTAGTGCTGGGTGGGTTGTCGCAGCAGTCGTCTTGGATGCGACTGATCGAGTCCTGCTTGCCTACCATCGTGACGACGGCGCGTGGCTCGTACCTGGTGGGAGCGTTCAACCAGGAGAATCACTCCGCGAAGCCGTCATCAGGGAGGTTCATGAAGAAACTGGCGTCTCGGTCACGCCTGACCGACCCTACGCTATTGTGGAGAATATCGTTCAACACAGCGGGGATTCGCGCTCGTTCCGCTTTGTGATGTTTTCAGCACAGGCAAAATCACCTGAGATCGGAAACAAACTGGGAGAGCCCGGGGAACCGATTGCGGATGCAGATTGGTTCGACAGCCTTCCCGACGAGATCTTCAAGCGAGAACTCGCAGAACAGGTACTGGAGCGGGTTCGAGAGCGAAACTAA
- a CDS encoding GNAT family N-acetyltransferase produces MPLDSTIRRATPSDATQVYAVMRQSRGEAFGGILPPPALDWEAEAPEGFHEFIQATIAHEEKAMLVAVSDGTVVGFAELIWQPKATDDFVEESDAELKAIHVRPADWNEGIGTKLLDEAVATLPPDVTGLSLCVLKENEQARAFYKRRGFEQTGTTTTTHAGDEFTEVVYYRPR; encoded by the coding sequence GTGCCACTGGATAGTACCATACGACGTGCTACCCCTTCCGATGCAACCCAGGTTTATGCGGTGATGCGTCAGAGTCGAGGGGAAGCATTTGGTGGAATACTCCCGCCGCCGGCCCTCGACTGGGAGGCCGAAGCTCCTGAAGGCTTCCACGAGTTCATTCAGGCGACCATCGCCCACGAGGAGAAAGCCATGTTGGTCGCCGTCAGTGATGGCACAGTCGTTGGCTTCGCAGAACTCATCTGGCAGCCGAAGGCTACCGATGACTTCGTCGAAGAATCCGATGCGGAGCTGAAAGCCATTCACGTTCGACCTGCCGATTGGAACGAAGGCATCGGCACGAAACTCCTTGACGAAGCGGTTGCTACGTTACCACCGGATGTGACTGGTCTCTCGCTCTGTGTCCTCAAGGAGAACGAGCAGGCACGGGCCTTCTACAAGCGCCGAGGATTCGAGCAAACGGGGACAACCACCACGACGCACGCTGGAGACGAATTTACCGAAGTCGTATACTACCGACCACGCTGA
- a CDS encoding TrmB family transcriptional regulator produces MTNLGELGLSSYEEQVYRTLLVTGAATATDLSDASGVPKGRIYDVLNSLNARQLIRTQTTDPTRYVAEQPDTVVDRLLAERIAELQQELARYRDVAGSVRSNLLPALPSEGSIWLGTLGSQEMQTALEEHIRTATESVRATVGPPYESASWESLKQEVDAFFAGAQPDISVSILVSEQVLETNPETLFEVPEEQAAEVRIKVLPEIPVSFDVIDQTVTTIDIPHPQMGTDRIGVVAVTDSDIVDEFERQFQELWDEAVPLLE; encoded by the coding sequence ATGACCAACCTCGGTGAACTTGGACTCTCAAGCTACGAAGAGCAGGTCTACCGGACGCTCCTGGTGACTGGTGCAGCGACGGCAACTGACCTGTCCGATGCCAGTGGCGTCCCTAAAGGCCGAATCTATGATGTCCTCAACAGCCTCAACGCTCGTCAACTCATCCGAACACAGACGACTGACCCCACCCGATATGTCGCAGAACAACCCGATACCGTCGTTGACAGGCTCCTCGCCGAGCGCATTGCTGAACTACAACAGGAATTGGCCCGATATCGTGACGTAGCTGGCTCTGTTCGTTCGAATCTCCTCCCAGCATTGCCATCTGAGGGGAGCATCTGGCTGGGAACACTCGGAAGTCAGGAGATGCAAACGGCGCTTGAAGAGCATATACGGACCGCAACAGAGTCAGTTCGTGCCACAGTTGGGCCGCCCTACGAGTCTGCTTCGTGGGAATCCCTCAAACAGGAGGTTGATGCGTTTTTTGCTGGCGCGCAGCCGGATATTTCCGTCTCGATACTGGTCAGCGAGCAGGTTCTTGAAACGAATCCCGAGACGCTCTTTGAAGTACCAGAGGAACAAGCAGCAGAGGTGCGAATCAAAGTCCTTCCTGAGATTCCAGTTTCTTTTGACGTAATCGACCAGACAGTAACGACTATCGATATTCCTCATCCACAGATGGGCACAGACCGTATCGGTGTTGTTGCGGTAACCGACAGCGACATCGTTGACGAATTCGAACGCCAGTTTCAGGAACTGTGGGATGAAGCCGTTCCCCTCCTCGAGTAG
- a CDS encoding SMR family transporter, which translates to MNPYVLLGGAIVSELVGTTALKLSDGFSNPIPSLGVVIGYGVAFYLVSLTLEELPIGVVYGTWAALGIVGVAAIGVVVFDEPLDLAGALGILLIIAGVYCVNILSKVSAH; encoded by the coding sequence ATGAATCCGTACGTGTTGCTCGGAGGTGCAATCGTGTCCGAACTCGTCGGAACGACCGCGCTCAAACTTTCAGACGGGTTTTCAAACCCGATTCCGAGCCTCGGTGTAGTCATCGGATACGGCGTCGCGTTCTATCTGGTCTCATTGACCCTGGAAGAACTCCCAATCGGTGTTGTGTATGGTACGTGGGCTGCTCTCGGCATCGTCGGCGTTGCAGCTATCGGTGTCGTTGTATTCGACGAACCCCTCGACCTAGCTGGTGCTCTCGGTATCCTTCTCATCATTGCCGGCGTGTACTGTGTGAATATCCTCTCTAAGGTATCAGCACATTAG
- a CDS encoding DNA-binding protein: MSSTNLRGNERADQAQASEHEAGVGDGADTEVRLELRASVEQDIQAKVDYADERAVEGRLFGQTLEAQERLEAREWEVERTRTRADRDQESDREVQSRQAMGRESAGWRESFERRAGSVDPWLDPERPDPREELSQEELGAVNEQAMRLDGRLDGWSRAAISRRLAERVAGGTGLMSAVVGVYEELAQAPGQVVPIGKLENIDRKEVSIEGRVTVLWEPSSPAISQVGLIEDDSGKTKFTSWKASDAPWIEDGERVRIHGAAKNWYHGRVSVALTGWSTVHFPERGRWWEA, translated from the coding sequence TGTCAAGTACGAATCTACGCGGTAATGAACGTGCGGATCAGGCACAGGCGAGTGAACACGAAGCGGGCGTTGGAGACGGTGCGGACACCGAGGTGCGGCTGGAACTGCGAGCGAGCGTCGAGCAGGACATCCAGGCGAAAGTCGACTACGCGGACGAACGGGCGGTCGAGGGGCGGCTGTTCGGACAGACGTTGGAAGCACAGGAACGGCTGGAAGCGCGTGAGTGGGAGGTCGAGCGGACGAGAACGCGGGCCGACAGGGATCAGGAGTCGGACAGAGAGGTGCAGAGCAGGCAGGCGATGGGACGTGAGAGCGCAGGGTGGCGTGAGTCGTTCGAACGGCGAGCAGGGAGCGTGGACCCGTGGTTAGACCCGGAGCGGCCGGACCCCAGAGAGGAACTGTCACAAGAAGAACTCGGGGCGGTGAACGAGCAGGCGATGCGGTTAGATGGGCGACTGGACGGATGGTCACGGGCGGCGATCAGTCGGCGGCTGGCCGAGCGGGTTGCGGGCGGGACGGGGCTCATGAGCGCGGTCGTCGGGGTGTACGAGGAGTTAGCGCAAGCACCCGGACAGGTGGTTCCCATCGGGAAACTCGAAAACATCGACCGCAAGGAGGTGAGCATCGAAGGTCGCGTGACGGTGCTGTGGGAGCCGTCGAGTCCAGCCATTTCTCAAGTCGGCCTCATCGAAGACGACAGTGGGAAAACGAAGTTCACTAGCTGGAAAGCATCAGATGCTCCGTGGATCGAAGACGGTGAGCGCGTTCGAATTCACGGGGCTGCGAAGAACTGGTATCACGGGCGCGTCTCCGTAGCCTTGACTGGGTGGAGCACCGTGCATTTCCCCGAGCGGGGTCGATGGTGGGAAGCGTAG